One region of Palaemon carinicauda isolate YSFRI2023 chromosome 40, ASM3689809v2, whole genome shotgun sequence genomic DNA includes:
- the LOC137632064 gene encoding uncharacterized protein encodes MEVLLKKAVLVFLITFSSATYDFVVKPEFGEKANDLNITAYVGQTSRLPCTVKHLSGKRVSWIRQRDLQVLSTGRHTFSTDLRISVLPGTRFKLRRPRDLTSQRSLQSHVFVGANDSTWYHAIGSQGPRPSSYSQLEYEEEDGSGSFAAMTTYVAEDTIFLNMVKLGGRVSPRHMFPRYKMDAKRGKRSLHHYNYNYTRRKMGPWYKTNLKSSNDYYFSSGWIQKRSKKALPSQSHHGYTKLQSLTELQSTRSQKSDQSETYKKETNPIAIYPQGPISIASDSKNLKLAPNYIDGVWEPEDYTLQIKFTKPQDGGTYICQINTEPRITQAVVLRVVKMRAEILGRQELFVKAGNPIKLSCKVNYGALSPGFILWYKGERLVEYENSGGRIQVQTETGGVSHLLLNNAQPQDSSNYTCSPSGGEPASLLLSVIVDERPAAMQQSNNYPSLKSPMSTVLLCLTILVDQLTSYPTERLQPISRYIFPSVYLGFCYSFLSCAMKTALFVCLFLLIVFASVDEGNGLCFDGNLVCSSNRKSYFHTFWTRDRELSSSISTFSKNNPCLSQNVCWQ; translated from the exons ATGGAGGTTCTCCTGAAGAAAGCCGTTTTGGTGTTCCTGATAACTTTTTCATCTGCGACATATGACTTTG TTGTGAAGCCGGAATTTGGGGAAAAGGCCAATGATCTCAACATAACTGCATATGTTGGCCAAACGAGTAGACTTCCATGTACAGTTAAGCATCTTTCTGGGAAAAGG GTTTCCTGGATCCGCCAGCGAGATTTACAGGTATTGTCCACTGGACGGCACACATTTTCAACGGATTTGAGAATATCAGTCCTGCCCGGGACAAGATTCAAACTGCGTAGACCCCGGGACCTCACAAGTCAAAGGAGCCTTCAAAGTCATGTATTTGTAGGAGCAAACGATTCGACTTGGTATCATGCAATTGGTAGTCAGGGTCCGAGGCCCTCTTCATATTCGCAACTTGAATATGAAGAAGAGGACGGGTCAGGGAGTTTCGCTGCCATGACAACCTACGTAGCAGAAGACACAATATTTCTGAATATGGTAAAACTGGGTGGAAGAGTCTCTCCTAGACATATGTTTCCCAGGTATAAAATGGACGCAAAACGAGGTAAGAGAAGCTTACACCACTACAATTACAACTATACAAGACGAAAAATGGGTCCTTGGTATAAAACGAACCTCAAATCTTCAAATGACTACTATTTTTCCTCCGGCTGGATCCAAAAAAGATCTAAAAAGGCACTGCCCTCTCAGAGCCACCACGGATACACCAAgctccaatctctgacggagcttCAATCTACGAGGAGTCAGAAGAGCGACCAGAGTGAGACGTATAAGAAGGAAACCAACCCTATTGCCATCTACCCACAAGGGCCAATCTCCATTGCTTCGGATTCGAAAAACTTGAAGCTGGCTCCTAATTACATTGATGGTGTCTGGGAGCCGGAAGACTACACGTTACAGATAAAGTTCACGAAACCCCAGGATGGAGGGACGTATATCTGCCAGATTAACACGGAGCCTAGAATTACACAAGCTGTTGTTCTACGTGTTGTTA AAATGAGAGCAGAAATTCTAGGACGACAAGAGCTGTTCGTTAAGGCTGGAAATCCCATCAAATTGTCCTGTAAAGTCAACTATGGGGCTCTGAGTCCAG GCTTCATCCTGTGGTACAAGGGAGAGCGCCTTGTGGAGTACGAGAACAGTGGGGGACGAATACAGGTCCAGACGGAGACTGGAGGAGTCAGTCATTTACTTCTTAATAACGCTCAGCCACAAGATTCGTCGAATTACACCTGTTctccttctgggggagaacctgctTCCCTCTTACTCAGTGTTATTGTTG ACGAGCGACCGGCAGCGATGCAGCAGAGCAACAATTATCCTTCCCTCAAATCCCCGATGTCAACAGTTCTTCTGTGCCTGACGATACTCGTGGACCAGCTCACGTCTTATCCCACAGAACGCCTCCAACCAATATCACGCTACATTTTCCCGAGCGTCTATCTGGGATTCTGTTATTCTTTTCTGTCTTGTGCAATGAAAACcgctttatttgtgtgtttgttcttACTCATTGTATTTGCGAGTGTTGATGAGGGTAATGGCCTCTGTTTTGATGGAAATCTTGTTTGCAGCTCTAATCGTAAGTCTTATTTTCATACTTTTTGGACACGAGATCGTGAACTTTCTTCTTCGATTTCAACTTTTAGTAAAAATAATCCCTGTCTCTCCCAAAATGTTTGCTGgcaatga